From the archaeon BMS3Bbin15 genome, one window contains:
- the nikMN_1 gene encoding fused nickel transport protein NikMN: MPLPDFYYEILSNQKIYIPVILLFLKTCYNVGGDFIHIPDGYLGPITYIALWLVMIPIWIIAARKLKRTLKKRQVPLLALGAAFSFVIMMFNVPIPGGTTGHAVGGTLIAIVLGPWAALIAVSIALVIQALFFGDGGITTLGANCFNMGLILPFIGYYTYKWLAENSPVDSSRRWITAGIGAYIGINAAAIIVGIELGIQPYLYHTASGQALYCPYPLTVTIPAMAIGHLLFFGFVEMIITALVVKYLQSADKSLIEQEMNVEVIK; this comes from the coding sequence ATGCCATTGCCAGATTTTTATTATGAGATACTTTCAAATCAAAAGATTTATATACCCGTAATATTACTTTTTTTAAAAACGTGTTACAATGTAGGAGGTGATTTTATACATATACCTGATGGATATCTTGGCCCGATAACTTATATTGCCCTATGGCTTGTTATGATTCCAATATGGATAATTGCAGCCCGAAAATTGAAAAGAACTCTGAAAAAAAGGCAGGTGCCGTTATTAGCTCTGGGCGCTGCTTTCAGTTTTGTTATTATGATGTTCAATGTACCTATTCCGGGCGGTACGACAGGTCATGCAGTTGGAGGAACACTGATTGCAATTGTACTTGGTCCCTGGGCAGCTCTCATTGCGGTTTCAATAGCCCTTGTAATACAGGCACTCTTCTTTGGAGACGGCGGTATTACTACGCTTGGTGCCAATTGTTTTAATATGGGCTTAATTTTACCTTTTATAGGATACTACACCTATAAATGGCTTGCTGAAAATTCTCCTGTTGACTCTTCAAGGCGCTGGATTACTGCCGGTATCGGTGCTTACATTGGAATCAATGCAGCGGCAATAATTGTGGGGATTGAACTGGGAATCCAGCCCTATCTCTACCACACAGCCAGCGGTCAGGCTCTGTATTGTCCATATCCATTGACAGTTACCATTCCTGCCATGGCTATTGGACACCTGTTATTCTTTGGGTTTGTAGAGATGATTATAACAGCCCTTGTTGTTAAATACCTACAATCTGCCGATAAATCTTTGATTGAGCAGGAAATGAATGTAGAGGTGATAA